In the Hemitrygon akajei chromosome 20, sHemAka1.3, whole genome shotgun sequence genome, one interval contains:
- the LOC140713974 gene encoding chemokine XC receptor 1-like, producing MSLTVHYLDNNSYDYYDDNYDYAPLCEINEANYFGAIFTQVLYSLIFIFTLIGNILVLWILMRYEKTKTITDIFILNLVASDLIFGCSLPFWTVDHTHGWIFGKATCKIMSSIFFISYYSGILLLILMTIDRYLVVVYPLLAVRSRRVPYGVVACLVVWCVSFLATIPEMIFSDVSVNWDESLACESVYPMESEQIWLGMQCFQQNLLFFLIPFVVIVYCYSRILNTVVKCRARKKFKTVKVIFCIVTVFFVCWAPYNLVVFLLSLADLNILTVVSCDIRNHLIFAFYICRDIAYFHCCLNPFFYALVGTKFRKHLKKVICTYFPFQNFHRQSKHSFRSRYLSSSYEHSNSSAFNTI from the coding sequence ATGTCACTTACAGTACATTACCTTGATAACAATAGCTATGATTATTATGATGATAATTATGATTATGCTCCCTTATGTGAAATTAATGAAGCCAACTACTTTGGAGCAATTTTTACACAAGTCTTGTACAGCCTTATCTTTATTTTCACCTTGATTGGGAATATCTTGGTTTTGTGGATCCTGATGAGGTACGAGAAGACAAAAACTATAACGGACATCTTTATTTTGAATCTGGTTGCCTCTGATCTGATTTTTGGCTGCTCACTTCCATTCTGGACTGTGGATCACACACATGGATGGATCTTCGGCAAGGCCACGTGCAAGATAATGAGTTCAATTTTCTTCATCAGCTACTACAGTGGGATCCTACTGCTGATATTAATGACTATAGACAGATACCTTGTGGTGGTTTACCCTCTGCTTGCTGTAAGAAGCAGGCGGGTCCCCTACGGTGTGGTGGCCTGCTTGGTAGTTTGGTGTGTTAGCTTCTTAGCCACAATCCCAGAAATGATCTTTTCTGATGTCTCAGTTAATTGGGATGAAAGCTTAGCATGTGAAAGTGTATATCCAATGGAGAGTGAGCAAATATGGCTAGGCATGCAATGTTTTCAACAAAACCTTTTGTTCTTTTTGATCCCCTTTGTTGTTATTGTGTACTGCTACTCCAGGATTCTTAACACTGTTGTTAAATGCAGAGCCCGCAAGAAATTCAAAACAGTGAAGGTTATCTTCTGCATTGTGACAGTGTTTTTTGTTTGTTGGGCACCATACAATTTGGTTGTCTTCTTGCTATCTTTGGCTGATCTCAATATTCTAACAGTTGTTTCGTGTGACATCAGGAACCACCTGATTTTTGCATTTTACATTTGTCGGGACATTGCTTATTTCCACTGCTGTCTAAATCCTTTCTTTTATGCTTTGGTGGGAACAAAGTTCAGGAAACATTTAAAGAAAGTAATATGCACCTATTTTCCTTTCCAGAATTTCCATAGGCAATCCAAGCACAGTTTCAGAAGTCGTTATTTGAGCAGTTCATATGAGCATTCTAATTCTTCTGCTTTTAACACTATCTAA
- the LOC140713757 gene encoding chemokine XC receptor 1-like: MMETRILPLENSTLLDQGSIGNNNTLYDYYDYYNDSSGDYPGYVQLCENDYVNSFGSIFTQVWYSLIFIFSLIGNILVLWILMKYEKLRSLTDIFILNLVTSDLLFTCSLPFWAVDHERGWIFGRVMCKIMSAIFFVGYYSGILLLTLMTVDRYFAVVHALPAMRIRGFRYGVVACSVVWCISILAAVPEMIFSEVLVNADQGFLCGSSYPKGSELIWQHFGYYLQNILFFLIPFMVIVLSYYKIFNTVVKCRAKKKQKTVKVIFCIVVVFLLCWAPYNIVIFLYSLHDLQVPSLSTCTAANNLSYAFFVSRNIAYFHCCLNPFFYAFVGTKFRERLNRVASKRFPYLNVCKETNTSSTKLNSIHNYSDFDLHLQDRVERGAIYPC, translated from the coding sequence ATGATGGAGACAAGAATATTACCATTGGAAAACTCAACACTTTTGGACCAAGGAAGTATAGGGAACAACAACACTCTTTatgattattatgattattataatGATTCATCGGGTGATTACCCAGGCTATGTTCAGTTGTGTGAGAATGATTATGTTAATTCATTTGGATCAATATTTACACAAGTCTGGTACAGCCTTATCTTTATTTTCAGCCTAATTGGAAATATTTTAGTTTTGTGGATCCTGATGAAATACGAGAAGCTAAGAAGTTTAACAGACATCTTTATTTTGAACTTAGTCACCTCTGATCTGCTTTTTACCTGCTCACTTCCATTCTGGGCTGTGGATCATGAACGTGGATGGATTTTCGGCAGGGTCATGTGCAAGATAATGTCCGCGATATTCTTTGTCGGCTACTACAGTGGGATCCTGCTCCTGACGTTGATGACTGTGGACCGATACTTTGCTGTGGTTCATGCCCTGCCTGCCATGAGAATCAGAGGGTTCCGCTATGGTGTGGTGGCCTGTTCAGTAGTTTGGTGCATTAGCATTTTAGCCGCAGTCCCTGAaatgatcttttctgaagtccTCGTTAATGCGGACCAAGGCTTTCTTTGTGGCAGCTCCTATCCAAAGGGGAGTGAACTAATATGGCAACATTTCGGATATTATCTACAAAATATCTTGTTCTTCTTAATCCCTTTCATGGTAATTGTGTTATCCTATTATAAAATATTCAATACTGTTGTTAAGTGTAGAGCTAAGAAGAAGCAGAAAACTGTGAAAGTTATATTTTGCATTGTGGTGGTGTTCCTATTGTGCTGGGCACCTTACAATATAGTTATTTTCCTTTATTCTTTGCATGACCTACAGGTACCATCCCTTTCAACCTGCACTGCAGCGAATAACTTGTCCTATGCATTTTTCGTTTCTCGGAACATTGCTTATTTCCACTGCTGTCTAAATCCTTTCTTTTATGCTTTTGTGGGTACAAAGTTCAGAGAACGTCTAAACAGGGTGGCAAGTAAAAGGTTCCCCTACTTGAATGTGTGCAAAGAAACAAACACCTCCAGCACCAAACTGAACAGCATTCACAATTATTCGGATTTTGATCTGCACCTTCAAGATCGCGTGGAACGGGGAGCTATATATCCTTGCTGA